From a single Fulvivirga ulvae genomic region:
- the msrA gene encoding peptide-methionine (S)-S-oxide reductase MsrA encodes MESKNQESGSLKKATLGAGCFWCVEAVFQQVEGIVAVESGYTGGKVKNPTYREVCSGLTGHAEVAQITYNPNVISFEDLLEIFWKTHDPTTLNKQGADMGTQYRSAIFYHDDEQKEIAEKYKQELDQAKIFDDRIVTEISPLKEYYKAEDYHQNYYNQNSAQPYCSYVVRPKVEKVRRLFADRLQTK; translated from the coding sequence ATGGAATCAAAAAATCAGGAAAGCGGCAGCTTAAAAAAAGCAACGCTTGGAGCAGGTTGCTTCTGGTGTGTGGAGGCTGTTTTTCAGCAGGTTGAGGGTATTGTTGCGGTAGAATCGGGCTATACAGGAGGTAAGGTTAAAAATCCTACTTATCGGGAAGTTTGTAGTGGTTTAACAGGTCATGCAGAGGTTGCTCAGATAACCTATAATCCAAATGTAATTTCTTTTGAGGACTTACTTGAAATATTCTGGAAGACTCATGACCCCACCACACTTAATAAACAGGGAGCGGATATGGGTACTCAATACAGGTCAGCTATTTTTTATCATGATGATGAGCAAAAAGAAATAGCCGAAAAATACAAGCAGGAGCTGGATCAGGCGAAGATTTTTGATGACCGGATTGTAACGGAAATATCCCCTTTGAAAGAATATTATAAAGCAGAGGATTACCACCAGAACTATTACAACCAAAACTCGGCACAGCCTTACTGCTCATATGTAGTGCGTCCGAAAGTAGAGAAGGTGAGAAGATTGTTTGCCGACAGGCTGCAGACCAAATAA